From Cellulosimicrobium cellulans, the proteins below share one genomic window:
- a CDS encoding flavin-containing monooxygenase, producing the protein MGDVASGGGTYDAVVIGAGFSGLAMLHHLREVGLSVLVVDAAGGVGGTWWANRYPGVRTDSEYLAYAFSFSREVRDEWDWSERYPRGEEIRAYLEFVADRLDLRRDIRLSTTVERAEHSDATNQWTLTLADGSTLRATYLVSATGLLSRPLYPDVPGLDTFTGPAHHSARWPHEGVDLSGKRVGLIGVGASGIQMLPELAAQAAQVTVFQRTPNYVLETTSPAVTADELAALRADYDAVFERAAQHPFGVPMEVPTRSALEVDAEERRRVFESRWEAGGFRFANECFTDLVSSPEASALASEFLRGKIREIVTDPRTAEALSPSTYTFMGKRPPTGHGYYAAYNRDNVELVDVLANPITRVTPSGVVVGGSEDGGEQEVEHELDVLVLATGFDAMTGALTAFDVVGREGVTLRERWERDGLRTYLGISVHGFPNFFLSLGPQTPLSNLTVPVQRGAQWLQRALAYARENGVAQLEATREAEEWWYEETERAGRATVMYEEGKKAGAWFVGGNVPGKRAEMAVYLGGGPVYQDECARAAAEQYAGFRPGSGLPTAHVPAAATQTAAVPAAG; encoded by the coding sequence ATGGGCGATGTGGCGAGCGGCGGCGGGACCTACGACGCGGTCGTGATCGGGGCGGGCTTCTCGGGGCTGGCGATGCTCCACCATCTGCGGGAGGTCGGGCTCTCCGTCCTCGTGGTCGACGCCGCCGGGGGAGTCGGCGGGACGTGGTGGGCCAACCGGTACCCGGGTGTGCGCACCGACTCGGAGTACCTCGCGTACGCGTTCTCGTTCTCCCGCGAGGTGCGGGACGAGTGGGACTGGAGCGAGCGCTACCCGCGCGGCGAGGAGATCCGCGCCTACCTGGAGTTCGTCGCCGACCGGCTCGACCTGCGGCGTGACATCCGGTTGAGCACGACCGTCGAGCGGGCCGAGCACTCGGACGCCACGAACCAGTGGACCCTCACCCTCGCCGACGGGTCGACGTTGCGCGCCACCTACCTCGTCTCGGCGACAGGGCTGCTCTCGCGCCCCCTGTACCCGGACGTCCCCGGCCTGGACACCTTCACCGGGCCCGCACACCACTCGGCGAGGTGGCCGCACGAGGGGGTGGACCTGTCCGGCAAGCGCGTCGGGCTGATCGGCGTCGGCGCCTCGGGGATCCAGATGCTCCCGGAGCTCGCCGCCCAGGCGGCCCAGGTCACGGTCTTCCAGCGCACCCCGAACTACGTCCTGGAGACGACGAGCCCCGCCGTGACCGCCGACGAGCTCGCCGCGCTGCGGGCGGACTACGACGCCGTCTTCGAGCGCGCAGCCCAGCACCCGTTCGGCGTGCCGATGGAGGTCCCGACGCGGTCCGCGCTCGAGGTCGACGCCGAGGAGCGCCGTCGGGTCTTCGAGTCACGGTGGGAGGCCGGGGGCTTCCGGTTCGCCAACGAGTGCTTCACCGACCTCGTCTCCAGCCCCGAGGCGAGCGCGCTCGCGTCCGAGTTCCTCCGCGGCAAGATCCGCGAGATCGTCACCGACCCCCGGACCGCCGAGGCGCTCAGCCCCTCCACCTACACGTTCATGGGCAAGCGCCCGCCCACCGGGCACGGCTACTACGCCGCGTACAACCGGGACAATGTCGAGCTCGTGGACGTGCTCGCGAACCCGATCACGCGGGTCACGCCCAGCGGCGTCGTGGTCGGCGGCTCCGAGGACGGGGGCGAGCAGGAGGTCGAGCACGAGCTCGACGTGCTCGTGCTCGCGACGGGGTTCGACGCCATGACCGGCGCGCTCACGGCGTTCGACGTCGTGGGGCGCGAGGGCGTCACGCTGCGGGAGCGGTGGGAGCGGGACGGGCTGCGGACGTACCTGGGGATCTCCGTCCACGGGTTCCCCAACTTCTTCTTGTCGCTCGGCCCGCAGACTCCGCTGTCCAACCTCACCGTGCCGGTCCAGCGTGGTGCGCAGTGGCTCCAGCGGGCGCTCGCGTACGCGCGGGAGAACGGCGTCGCGCAGCTCGAGGCCACGCGCGAGGCCGAGGAGTGGTGGTACGAGGAGACCGAGCGCGCGGGGCGGGCCACGGTCATGTACGAGGAGGGCAAGAAGGCCGGCGCCTGGTTCGTCGGCGGCAACGTCCCCGGCAAGCGCGCGGAGATGGCGGTGTACCTCGGCGGGGGACCCGTCTACCAGGACGAGTGCGCACGGGCCGCGGCCGAGCAGTACGCCGGGTTCCGTCCGGGCTCCGGGCTGCCGACGGCTCACGTGCCCGCCGCCGCCACGCAGACCGCCGCAGTCCCTGCCGCAGGCTGA
- the lipA gene encoding lipoyl synthase: MTIAPEGRRMLRVEARNAATPIEKKPEWIKTRATMGPEYSELKGLVKREGLHTVCEEAGCPNIFECWEDREATFLIGGDQCTRRCDFCQIDTGKPADFDADEPRRVAESVQAMGLRYSTITGVARDDLPDGGAWLYAETVRQIHQLNPGTGVELLIPDFNAIPELLDEVNASRPEVLAHNLETVPRIFKQIRPGFRYERSLSVLTRAREAGLVTKSNIILGMGETIAEAKDALQDLHDAGCDLVTITQYLRPSLRHHPVDRWVKPEEFVELSDAAEEIGFLGVMSGPLVRSSYRAGRLWGQAMTRRGMEIPAALAHLAEPTTSRQEAASLLARAPH, from the coding sequence GTGACGATCGCACCTGAAGGACGGCGCATGCTGCGGGTCGAGGCCCGCAACGCCGCGACGCCGATCGAGAAGAAGCCCGAGTGGATCAAGACCCGCGCGACGATGGGTCCTGAGTACTCCGAGCTCAAGGGCCTCGTGAAGCGCGAGGGCCTGCACACGGTCTGCGAGGAGGCGGGCTGTCCCAACATCTTCGAGTGCTGGGAGGACCGCGAGGCGACGTTCCTCATCGGCGGCGACCAGTGCACGCGGCGGTGCGACTTCTGCCAGATCGACACGGGCAAGCCGGCCGACTTCGACGCCGACGAGCCGCGTCGCGTCGCGGAGTCCGTCCAGGCGATGGGCCTGCGCTACTCGACGATCACGGGCGTCGCGCGTGACGACCTGCCCGACGGCGGCGCCTGGCTCTACGCGGAGACCGTCCGCCAGATCCACCAGCTCAACCCGGGCACCGGCGTCGAGCTGCTCATCCCCGACTTCAACGCGATCCCCGAGCTGCTCGACGAGGTGAACGCGTCGCGCCCCGAGGTGCTCGCGCACAACCTCGAGACCGTGCCGCGCATCTTCAAGCAGATCCGCCCGGGCTTCCGCTACGAGCGCTCGCTGTCGGTCCTCACGCGGGCGCGCGAGGCCGGGCTGGTGACCAAGTCGAACATCATCCTCGGCATGGGCGAGACGATCGCGGAGGCCAAGGACGCGCTGCAGGACCTGCACGACGCCGGCTGCGACCTCGTGACGATCACGCAGTACCTGCGCCCGTCGCTGCGCCACCACCCGGTGGACCGGTGGGTCAAGCCCGAGGAGTTCGTCGAGCTGTCCGACGCCGCGGAGGAGATCGGCTTCCTCGGCGTCATGTCCGGCCCCCTCGTGCGGTCGTCGTACCGCGCGGGACGCCTGTGGGGCCAGGCCATGACGCGCCGCGGCATGGAGATCCCGGCGGCGCTCGCGCACCTCGCCGAGCCGACGACGTCCCGCCAGGAGGCCGCGAGCCTGCTGGCCCGCGCACCCCACTAA
- a CDS encoding MFS transporter translates to MTTTPARPTSRARTTPPLPAPPRPDAPARTGYARLPQLAGRAFLPVAFLARLPFSMLTIGTLLLVSSTTGSVALGGLASAATALGTALGGPAQGALADRVGQRRVLLVAVPVATLAVLGLVLAATAPGATAAVLAAAAVTGASAPQVGPLARVRWLRLAADEPRTVEAAMSYESTADEVSFVLGPALVGVLASAGSPQVAVLVAAGGIAVFGTAFALHPTARATGVQLPAASSDAIPGEGMTRSATGAVGTFALVRREAVVLVGMLAMGLLFGGTQAALTALTRDAGVPGSAGLVYAVMGVGSAVTALSVVALPRRWGLRSRWITFAAGLVAGTLALVLSAALAAASGSLTAVVVAVAATGLFVGPVMVTVFTVAGDRAPAGRTASAMTLVASANVVGVAIGASGGGALADAVSTTSAFALPVVAAVLLVVTGVSLTSRPQGERRAGDDERERVV, encoded by the coding sequence ATGACCACCACCCCCGCGCGCCCGACGTCGCGCGCCCGCACCACCCCACCCCTGCCTGCACCTCCCCGACCGGACGCGCCCGCGCGCACCGGATACGCCCGCCTGCCGCAGCTCGCGGGGCGCGCGTTCCTCCCCGTGGCGTTCCTCGCCCGGCTCCCGTTCTCGATGCTCACCATCGGGACCCTGCTCCTCGTCTCGTCGACGACCGGGTCCGTCGCGCTCGGCGGGCTCGCCTCGGCGGCGACGGCGCTCGGCACGGCCCTCGGCGGCCCGGCCCAGGGCGCGCTCGCCGACCGCGTCGGTCAGCGCCGGGTCCTGCTCGTCGCCGTCCCCGTCGCGACGCTCGCCGTGCTCGGCCTCGTGCTCGCCGCCACGGCGCCCGGGGCGACGGCCGCCGTCCTCGCCGCCGCGGCGGTGACGGGGGCGAGCGCACCGCAGGTCGGCCCGCTCGCGCGCGTGCGCTGGCTCCGGCTCGCCGCCGACGAGCCGCGCACCGTCGAGGCCGCGATGAGCTACGAGAGCACCGCCGACGAGGTGAGCTTCGTGCTCGGCCCCGCGCTCGTCGGCGTCCTCGCGTCGGCCGGCTCGCCACAGGTCGCGGTCCTCGTCGCCGCGGGCGGCATCGCCGTCTTCGGCACCGCGTTCGCCCTCCACCCGACGGCGCGCGCGACCGGCGTCCAGCTCCCCGCCGCCTCGTCCGACGCCATTCCGGGCGAGGGCATGACGAGGTCGGCCACGGGTGCCGTCGGGACGTTCGCGCTCGTGCGGCGTGAGGCCGTCGTGCTCGTCGGGATGCTCGCGATGGGCCTCCTGTTCGGCGGGACGCAGGCCGCGCTCACCGCGCTCACCCGCGACGCGGGCGTCCCCGGTAGCGCGGGCCTCGTCTACGCCGTGATGGGGGTGGGCTCCGCCGTCACCGCGCTGTCGGTCGTCGCGCTCCCCCGCCGGTGGGGTCTGCGCAGCCGGTGGATCACGTTCGCCGCCGGGCTCGTCGCGGGCACGCTCGCCCTCGTCCTCTCCGCTGCCCTCGCCGCCGCGAGCGGCTCGCTGACGGCCGTCGTCGTCGCGGTCGCCGCGACCGGCCTGTTCGTCGGGCCGGTCATGGTCACGGTGTTCACCGTCGCGGGCGACCGTGCCCCTGCCGGGCGGACGGCGTCGGCCATGACGCTCGTGGCGAGCGCGAACGTCGTCGGCGTCGCGATCGGCGCGTCCGGGGGCGGCGCGCTCGCCGACGCCGTGTCGACGACGAGCGCCTTCGCGCTCCCGGTGGTCGCGGCGGTCCTGCTCGTCGTGACCGGGGTGTCGTTGACGTCACGTCCACAGGGTGAGCGACGCGCGGGAGACGACGAGCGCGAGCGCGTAGTCTGA
- a CDS encoding DUF4191 domain-containing protein, producing the protein MARKNSDSTGAPAAGEQVAKQKKPKKQRWYHQVWAAYQMTRKQDPAVTWVMLGVFVGILAVALGIGLWWGQWVYTLIVGIPFAALGAMFVLTRRAERAAYQQIEGQPGAARAALGTIRRGWTFDEEPVAIDPRTQDLVFRGVGRAGVVLVSEGPAHRAKRQLDAERKRVARVLPNVPITTIQVGDEEGQVALPKLPRAVQKLKPSLTKPETAEVSKRLRALGVSRLPIPKGIDPTRARPDRKGLKGR; encoded by the coding sequence ATGGCCCGCAAGAACTCGGACAGCACCGGCGCGCCCGCCGCCGGCGAGCAGGTCGCGAAGCAGAAGAAGCCCAAGAAGCAGCGCTGGTACCACCAGGTGTGGGCCGCGTACCAGATGACGCGCAAGCAGGACCCTGCGGTCACGTGGGTCATGCTCGGCGTGTTCGTCGGCATCCTCGCCGTCGCGCTCGGCATCGGCCTGTGGTGGGGCCAGTGGGTCTACACGCTCATCGTCGGCATCCCGTTCGCGGCGCTGGGCGCGATGTTCGTGCTCACGCGCCGCGCCGAGCGCGCCGCCTACCAGCAGATCGAGGGTCAGCCCGGCGCAGCGCGCGCCGCGCTCGGGACGATCCGCCGCGGCTGGACGTTCGACGAGGAGCCGGTCGCGATCGACCCGCGCACGCAGGACCTCGTGTTCCGCGGCGTCGGCCGGGCGGGTGTCGTGCTGGTGAGCGAGGGTCCGGCGCACCGCGCGAAGCGTCAGCTCGACGCCGAGCGCAAGCGCGTCGCGCGCGTGCTGCCGAACGTGCCGATCACGACGATCCAGGTCGGCGACGAGGAGGGCCAGGTCGCCCTCCCCAAGCTCCCGCGCGCCGTCCAGAAGCTCAAGCCGTCGCTCACCAAGCCGGAGACGGCCGAGGTGTCCAAGCGTCTGCGCGCCCTCGGGGTCTCGCGCCTGCCGATCCCCAAGGGCATCGACCCGACGCGCGCCCGCCCCGACCGCAAGGGCCTCAAGGGTCGCTGA
- a CDS encoding RDD family protein: protein MVSREDMGSWLEGTPGGQQDGRGARLGLPPDGPGSLATLGRRVVALVIDWVLATLVAFLFFRPAAPGFFEGISALPVWSQPLVFAIENVLLVSTLGFTVGHRVMGMRVRRLAEPARMVGIGRGALRTVLLCLVIPAVVWDADGRGLHDRAAGTVLVRT, encoded by the coding sequence GTGGTTTCACGCGAGGACATGGGTTCGTGGCTCGAGGGCACCCCGGGCGGACAGCAGGACGGCCGGGGCGCGCGGCTCGGCCTCCCGCCGGACGGACCGGGCTCGCTCGCGACCCTGGGGCGGCGCGTCGTCGCGCTCGTCATCGACTGGGTGCTCGCGACGCTCGTCGCGTTCCTCTTCTTCCGGCCCGCCGCACCGGGATTCTTCGAGGGCATCTCGGCGCTGCCGGTCTGGTCGCAGCCGCTGGTCTTCGCTATCGAGAACGTCCTGCTGGTGAGCACGCTCGGCTTCACGGTCGGTCACCGTGTCATGGGCATGCGGGTCCGTCGCCTGGCTGAGCCGGCGCGCATGGTCGGGATCGGCCGCGGGGCGCTGCGGACCGTGCTCCTTTGCCTCGTCATCCCCGCGGTCGTGTGGGACGCCGACGGGCGCGGGCTCCACGACCGCGCTGCGGGCACCGTCCTGGTCCGCACCTGA
- a CDS encoding tyrosine-type recombinase/integrase — MRICCDRAFAQIKAGLGGHRLQGLRASHVKTWVASLKDGGAAQSYVYALHARLSQILTDAVHDGMIPRNPCSRRTAPPARKQRAFIASTDQVWVLHDAMPFGLRPAVLLGAFAGLRTAEVCGLRVVDIDFMRGVISPTVQYPAELLKTDESKNPLPIARELSLELAAHLKEHPSDGTFLTTELQEQVGPWQLTRAVRDARFAAGLPAVFRFHELRHYYASLLMAAGADVKVVQARLRHASAKTTLDTYAHLWPDTEESTRAAVGAVLAARADSLRTTASSG; from the coding sequence ATGCGAATCTGCTGCGATCGGGCGTTCGCGCAGATCAAGGCCGGGCTCGGCGGGCACCGGCTACAGGGGCTGCGGGCGTCGCACGTGAAGACGTGGGTGGCGTCGCTGAAGGACGGGGGAGCGGCGCAGTCCTACGTGTACGCGCTCCATGCTCGACTGTCGCAGATCCTCACGGACGCGGTGCACGACGGGATGATCCCGAGGAACCCGTGCTCGCGGCGGACGGCACCGCCGGCCAGGAAGCAGCGGGCATTCATTGCGTCGACGGATCAGGTGTGGGTGCTGCACGACGCGATGCCGTTCGGGCTGCGTCCCGCGGTCCTGCTGGGCGCGTTCGCGGGCCTGCGAACCGCGGAGGTGTGTGGGCTACGGGTCGTCGACATCGACTTCATGCGCGGCGTCATCTCGCCGACGGTCCAGTACCCCGCCGAGCTGCTCAAGACGGACGAGTCGAAGAACCCGCTACCGATCGCGCGGGAGCTCTCCCTCGAGCTGGCGGCGCACCTCAAGGAGCATCCGTCGGACGGGACGTTCCTGACGACCGAGTTGCAGGAACAGGTCGGGCCGTGGCAGCTCACCCGCGCCGTGCGTGATGCGCGGTTCGCGGCCGGGTTGCCAGCCGTGTTTCGGTTCCACGAGCTGCGGCACTACTACGCGTCGCTGCTCATGGCTGCGGGTGCGGACGTGAAGGTGGTCCAGGCGCGGTTGCGGCACGCGTCCGCGAAGACGACGCTCGACACCTACGCCCACCTGTGGCCAGACACAGAAGAGTCCACACGAGCCGCCGTTGGTGCAGTGCTGGCGGCTCGTGCGGACTCTCTGCGGACTACAGCATCGTCCGGCTAG
- a CDS encoding transposase, which produces MTDAAWARITALVVPIHDRGGRPCCEHRWREYVNALPFVVTTGIPWRALPHDFAVSWSATHKHFTRWTSRGLWQRVLTMLRGQDRSADGRHEHPTAAVEDSSSVQSTPVPGPRRFDSAKKVDGIKRHILLDTAGRPPATHVTAANVQDRPALADPLMKNPCPSVTHVWGRKRLHRPSRHPSSDQGRDRASDRLRPQTRRRVRRPTTTLSRRTHQRLDQPPPTPRPPVREPAHNPRSIHHPLPDPAPATPTRPPRIVVRQALD; this is translated from the coding sequence CTGACCGACGCCGCCTGGGCGCGCATCACAGCGCTCGTGGTCCCCATCCACGACCGCGGCGGGCGCCCGTGCTGCGAGCACCGGTGGCGCGAGTACGTCAACGCGCTGCCGTTCGTCGTGACGACAGGCATCCCCTGGCGAGCGCTGCCGCACGACTTCGCCGTCTCCTGGTCCGCGACGCACAAGCACTTCACCAGATGGACCAGCCGCGGGCTGTGGCAACGTGTGCTCACCATGCTGCGCGGCCAGGACCGGAGCGCGGACGGGCGCCACGAGCACCCGACCGCCGCAGTCGAGGATTCCTCGTCCGTCCAGTCCACACCTGTACCAGGACCACGCAGGTTCGACAGCGCGAAGAAGGTCGACGGCATCAAACGACACATCCTCCTCGACACCGCCGGACGGCCCCCGGCCACCCACGTGACCGCGGCAAACGTCCAGGACCGGCCCGCGCTCGCCGACCCGCTCATGAAGAACCCGTGCCCGTCGGTGACGCATGTCTGGGGCCGAAAACGGCTACACCGGCCAAGCAGGCACCCAAGCAGCGACCAAGGCCGGGATCGAGCTTCAGATCGTCTCCGGCCCCAAACCCGTCGACGGGTTCGTCGTCCAACCACGACGCTGAGTCGTCGAACGCACCAACGGCTGGATCAACCGCCACCGACGCCTCGCCCGCCAGTACGAGAGCCCGCTCACAACCCACGAAGCATTCATCATCCTCTCCCAGACCCGGCTCCTGCTACGCCGACTCGACCGCCACGGATAGTCGTTCGACAGGCTTTAGACTGA
- a CDS encoding transposase: MTRHTTFQWVADPTVEQARALARHEGAARFAFNQGLRLHLNARHAVKKAVVDVEVPWTGFDLINAFNAWKKSEDAGRRFVVDGSGAAQLEVTGLAWRTEVSAQVFEEAVVDLGKALKAWTDSRRGKRAGRPVGHPRFKKKNHERGSFRMRNKVSTTKAGQRATIRLGEAGPRSVTLPGIGAIKVHDDTRRLRRMIASGRARILFATVSRRGGRWRISVNVEATDLHPAARHPVRDDADRGGWVGVDRGLHAPVVAALADGTQPLRIAEAPKALRAAQPVTRRLQKSVSRKVRGSVSRRAAVRRLARHHERVRARRHHFLHQVSNLLVQTHDRLVIEDLNITGMLANHRLAVAISDAAWGELARQITYKQSWRGGHVLVADRWFPSSKTCSACENVNQTLTLADRVFVCEHCKHTTDRDLNAAVNLATWGERHFSQVLDPEARGQVTNAHRREGSGPRIRASETSPNDVGTLAANVG; the protein is encoded by the coding sequence ATGACTCGGCATACGACGTTCCAGTGGGTGGCTGACCCCACCGTGGAGCAGGCACGCGCCCTGGCCCGCCACGAGGGCGCCGCGCGGTTCGCGTTCAACCAGGGCCTACGCCTGCACCTGAACGCCCGCCACGCCGTCAAGAAAGCCGTCGTCGACGTCGAGGTCCCGTGGACCGGGTTCGACCTGATCAATGCGTTCAACGCGTGGAAGAAGTCCGAGGACGCCGGCCGCCGCTTCGTCGTCGACGGCTCGGGTGCTGCGCAGTTGGAGGTCACCGGCCTTGCCTGGCGCACCGAGGTATCCGCGCAGGTCTTCGAGGAAGCCGTGGTGGATCTCGGCAAGGCCCTGAAGGCGTGGACCGACTCCCGGCGCGGCAAGCGCGCAGGACGGCCGGTCGGGCACCCCAGGTTCAAGAAGAAGAACCACGAACGCGGCTCGTTCCGCATGCGCAACAAGGTCTCCACGACCAAGGCTGGCCAGCGCGCCACGATCCGTCTCGGTGAGGCCGGACCCCGGTCGGTCACGCTGCCCGGCATCGGCGCGATCAAGGTCCACGACGACACCCGCCGGCTGCGGCGCATGATCGCTTCCGGGCGGGCGCGCATCCTGTTCGCGACGGTCTCCCGCCGTGGCGGGCGGTGGCGCATCAGCGTGAACGTCGAGGCCACCGACCTCCACCCCGCCGCCCGCCACCCCGTGCGTGACGACGCCGACCGCGGCGGGTGGGTCGGCGTGGACCGTGGACTGCACGCACCCGTCGTCGCCGCCCTTGCCGACGGCACCCAACCGCTGCGCATCGCGGAGGCGCCCAAGGCCCTGCGGGCGGCGCAACCCGTGACCCGGCGTCTGCAGAAGTCCGTGTCCCGCAAGGTCAGGGGCTCCGTGAGTCGGCGTGCCGCCGTGCGCCGGCTTGCCCGTCACCATGAGCGGGTCCGTGCTCGCCGTCATCACTTCCTGCACCAGGTCTCCAACCTGCTGGTCCAGACTCACGACCGGCTCGTCATCGAAGACCTGAACATCACCGGCATGCTCGCCAACCACCGGCTCGCCGTAGCCATCTCTGATGCGGCCTGGGGCGAGCTCGCCCGCCAGATCACCTACAAGCAATCCTGGCGAGGCGGCCACGTCCTGGTTGCCGACCGGTGGTTCCCTTCCTCGAAGACCTGCTCCGCCTGCGAGAACGTCAACCAGACACTCACGCTCGCCGATCGCGTCTTCGTCTGCGAGCACTGCAAGCACACCACCGACCGAGACCTGAACGCCGCGGTCAATCTCGCCACCTGGGGCGAGCGCCACTTCTCCCAGGTCCTGGACCCCGAAGCACGAGGCCAGGTCACCAACGCCCACCGACGGGAAGGCTCTGGCCCGCGCATTCGCGCGAGTGAAACCAGCCCGAACGACGTGGGAACCCTCGCCGCCAACGTGGGATAG
- a CDS encoding glycoside hydrolase family 19 protein produces MSTRFRRALTAVASALVSTVVAASLAAPASASAAPAAADPSASAACAATWSATTAYSGGQTASHHGRNWTARWWTQRETPGSTSVWVDAGRCTGGGDDFVVSREEFDAIFPNRHPFYTYDGFVDALGAYPAFASTGTPETRTREVAAFLTHADFESVGLRYVKEINEANYWIKCDYSQPFGCPAGQTAYYGRGPIMFSWNFNYKAAGDALGIDLLNDPWLVEEDPSVAWQTALWYWNTQNGPGVMTSHQAMVSGSGFGQTINSLNGALECDGGNPASVQSRVDRYVRITEVLGVAPGSGLYC; encoded by the coding sequence ATGAGCACACGCTTCCGGCGCGCCCTCACGGCCGTCGCGTCCGCGCTGGTGTCGACCGTCGTGGCGGCGTCGCTCGCCGCTCCGGCGAGCGCGTCCGCGGCGCCCGCGGCCGCCGACCCGTCCGCGAGCGCCGCGTGCGCCGCGACGTGGTCGGCCACGACGGCGTACTCGGGCGGCCAGACGGCGTCGCACCACGGGCGGAACTGGACGGCCCGCTGGTGGACGCAGCGCGAGACGCCTGGCTCGACGAGCGTCTGGGTCGACGCGGGCCGGTGCACGGGGGGCGGGGACGACTTCGTCGTCAGCCGCGAGGAGTTCGACGCGATCTTCCCGAACCGGCACCCGTTCTACACGTACGACGGGTTCGTCGACGCGCTGGGCGCCTACCCCGCGTTCGCGAGCACGGGCACGCCCGAGACACGGACGCGCGAGGTCGCGGCGTTCCTCACCCACGCGGACTTCGAGTCGGTGGGCCTGCGGTACGTGAAGGAGATCAACGAGGCGAACTACTGGATCAAGTGCGACTACTCCCAGCCGTTCGGCTGCCCCGCCGGCCAGACGGCGTACTACGGTCGCGGGCCGATCATGTTCAGCTGGAACTTCAACTACAAGGCTGCGGGCGACGCGCTCGGGATCGACCTGCTGAACGACCCGTGGCTGGTCGAGGAGGACCCGTCCGTCGCGTGGCAGACGGCGCTCTGGTACTGGAACACGCAGAACGGCCCCGGGGTGATGACGTCGCACCAGGCGATGGTCTCGGGTTCCGGGTTCGGCCAGACCATCAACTCGCTCAACGGTGCGCTCGAGTGCGACGGCGGCAACCCCGCCTCCGTGCAGTCCCGGGTGGACCGTTACGTGCGCATCACCGAGGTCCTGGGCGTGGCCCCGGGCTCGGGCCTGTACTGCTGA
- the glnA gene encoding type I glutamate--ammonia ligase: MFNNAEEAIAFTRNEGVEFVDVRFCDLPGIMQHFNIPVSQFDEKAFEDGLMFDGSSIRGFQAIHESDMKLVPDVKTAFVDPFRKRKTLVVNFSIVDPFTGEPYSRDPRNIAAKAEAYLRSTGIADTAFFAPEAEFYLFDEARFATNQHSSFYYLDSIEAAWNTGREEEGGNLAYKTRYKGGYFPVSPSDRFADLRDDMCATLEQVGLEVERAHHEVGTAGQQEINYRFNTLLHAADDLMKFKYVIRNEAFEAGKSVTFMPKPIFGDNGSGMHSHQSLWKDGKPLFFDEKGYGGLSDLARWYIGGLLKHAPSLLAFTNPSVNSYHRLVPGYEAPVNLVYSARNRSACIRIPVTGSSAAAKRVEFRVPDPSANPYLAFAAQLLAGIDGIKNRIEPPEPIDKDLYELPPEEHAQIQQVPASLGEALDALEADQEYLTEGGVFTPDLIQTWIDYKRANEIDPIRLRPHPHEFELYYDI, translated from the coding sequence ATGTTCAACAACGCGGAGGAGGCAATCGCCTTCACGCGGAACGAGGGCGTCGAGTTCGTCGACGTCCGGTTCTGCGACCTGCCCGGCATCATGCAGCACTTCAACATCCCCGTCTCGCAGTTCGACGAGAAGGCGTTCGAGGACGGCCTGATGTTCGACGGGTCGTCGATCCGCGGCTTCCAGGCGATCCACGAGTCGGACATGAAGCTCGTGCCGGACGTCAAGACCGCGTTCGTGGACCCGTTCCGCAAGCGCAAGACGCTGGTCGTGAACTTCTCGATCGTCGACCCGTTCACGGGTGAGCCGTACTCGCGCGACCCCCGCAACATCGCGGCCAAGGCCGAGGCGTACCTGCGCTCCACCGGCATCGCCGACACCGCGTTCTTCGCGCCCGAGGCCGAGTTCTACCTCTTCGACGAGGCCCGCTTCGCGACGAACCAGCACTCGAGCTTCTACTACCTCGACTCGATCGAGGCCGCGTGGAACACCGGTCGCGAGGAGGAGGGTGGCAACCTCGCGTACAAGACGCGCTACAAGGGCGGCTACTTCCCCGTCTCCCCGTCCGACCGCTTCGCGGACCTGCGCGACGACATGTGCGCGACGCTGGAGCAGGTCGGCCTCGAGGTCGAGCGCGCGCACCACGAGGTGGGCACCGCCGGCCAGCAGGAGATCAACTACCGCTTCAACACGCTGCTGCACGCGGCCGACGACCTGATGAAGTTCAAGTACGTCATCCGCAACGAGGCGTTCGAGGCCGGCAAGTCCGTCACCTTCATGCCGAAGCCGATCTTCGGCGACAACGGCTCGGGCATGCACTCCCATCAGTCCCTCTGGAAGGACGGCAAGCCGCTGTTCTTCGACGAGAAGGGCTACGGCGGTCTCTCCGACCTCGCGCGCTGGTACATCGGCGGCCTGCTCAAGCACGCTCCGTCGCTCCTCGCGTTCACGAACCCGTCGGTGAACTCCTACCACCGCCTGGTCCCCGGCTACGAGGCCCCGGTCAACCTGGTCTACTCGGCCCGCAACCGCTCCGCGTGCATCCGCATCCCGGTGACCGGCTCGTCCGCCGCTGCGAAGCGCGTCGAGTTCCGCGTCCCGGACCCGTCGGCCAACCCGTACCTCGCGTTCGCCGCGCAGCTCCTCGCCGGCATCGACGGCATCAAGAACCGCATCGAGCCGCCGGAGCCGATCGACAAGGACCTCTACGAGCTGCCGCCCGAGGAGCACGCGCAGATCCAGCAGGTCCCCGCGTCGCTCGGCGAGGCCCTCGACGCGCTCGAGGCCGACCAGGAGTACCTCACTGAGGGTGGCGTCTTCACGCCGGACCTCATCCAGACGTGGATCGACTACAAGCGCGCCAACGAGATCGACCCGATCCGCCTGCGCCCGCACCCCCACGAGTTCGAGCTCTACTACGACATCTGA